In Chitinophaga nivalis, a single genomic region encodes these proteins:
- a CDS encoding cytochrome-c peroxidase, with protein MGKRHWIAIVGMIITLYACSKGGELVAAFVGFRQPANFPAPVYKLDANQITQAGFELGRKLFYEPRLSRNNTISCGDCHIQTSAFTHHGHDVSHGIDDRLGSRNAPPMMNLAWQPSYMLDGGVFDLDLQPIAPITNPVEMDEKLDNVLNKLRAHPQYPALFKKAFGTEEITTARMMKAMSQFMVMLVSADAKYDQVVRGEGATFTADEKAGYAIYQQKCSACHTEPMFSDYSFRNNGIGIGPNNDEGRYPITLNPADKYKFKVPSLRNLQYTAPYMHDGRFYTLDGVLDHYASEVQDMPTLDPLLKKNGKRGIDLTATDKRLLLAFLNTLNDKKFITDKRFSEQAQ; from the coding sequence ATGGGTAAACGACATTGGATAGCGATAGTAGGAATGATCATCACTTTATATGCCTGCAGTAAGGGCGGCGAGCTGGTAGCGGCATTTGTAGGCTTCCGGCAGCCGGCCAACTTTCCGGCGCCGGTATATAAACTGGATGCCAACCAGATTACACAGGCAGGTTTTGAACTGGGACGTAAACTGTTTTATGAACCCCGGCTATCACGCAACAACACCATTTCCTGCGGGGATTGCCATATACAAACCTCCGCTTTCACCCATCACGGGCACGATGTCAGTCATGGTATCGACGACCGCTTAGGCAGCCGGAATGCGCCACCTATGATGAACCTGGCGTGGCAGCCTTCCTATATGCTGGATGGTGGGGTATTCGACCTGGACCTGCAGCCGATAGCCCCCATTACCAACCCGGTAGAGATGGATGAAAAGCTGGATAATGTATTAAACAAACTGCGGGCACACCCGCAATATCCGGCATTGTTTAAGAAGGCTTTTGGTACGGAGGAAATCACCACGGCACGTATGATGAAAGCGATGTCGCAGTTTATGGTGATGCTGGTGAGTGCCGATGCCAAATACGACCAGGTGGTGCGCGGGGAAGGCGCTACGTTTACTGCCGATGAAAAAGCAGGTTATGCGATTTATCAGCAAAAATGCAGTGCGTGCCATACAGAACCCATGTTCAGTGATTATTCTTTCCGGAATAATGGGATCGGTATTGGCCCCAACAATGATGAAGGCAGATATCCGATTACCCTGAATCCGGCAGATAAATACAAGTTCAAGGTGCCCAGCCTGAGAAATCTGCAATACACGGCGCCCTACATGCATGACGGCCGCTTTTATACCCTGGATGGCGTATTGGACCATTATGCATCAGAAGTACAGGATATGCCTACCCTGGATCCATTGCTGAAAAAGAATGGTAAACGGGGCATTGACCTCACGGCTACGGATAAACGATTATTACTGGCATTTCTCA
- a CDS encoding MbnP family protein, translating to MMQLIKKIGLLATGIACTLASCKKDDVKPAADSGQKATLSIQFDNIAGAKNLQLNTGTYTNAVGETFSVGLLKYYVSNIRVTNAAGQTYTVPQEESYFLVSEADGASQFVKVQVPEGEYTGLSFVLGVDSLRSTMDISKRTGVLDPSSGMDDGMYWGWNSGYIFFKMEGTAAAAPVDPSGQRKFRYHIGGFGGYAAATINNIKTIHIDLNAGGIPKVRQGRAANVHLMVDILKMFNGGTNVSIKNNPTVMFSDFSVNVANNYASMFSHDHTEN from the coding sequence ATGATGCAACTGATAAAAAAAATCGGACTACTGGCCACAGGTATTGCATGTACCCTGGCATCCTGTAAAAAAGATGACGTGAAACCAGCAGCAGACAGCGGGCAGAAAGCCACCTTGTCCATACAGTTCGACAATATCGCCGGCGCTAAAAATCTGCAGCTCAATACAGGTACCTATACCAACGCGGTTGGTGAAACATTCAGCGTAGGCCTGTTGAAATATTATGTCAGCAATATCCGCGTGACCAATGCTGCCGGTCAGACCTATACGGTACCACAGGAAGAAAGTTATTTCCTGGTATCAGAAGCGGATGGTGCTTCCCAGTTTGTGAAAGTACAGGTACCGGAAGGGGAGTATACCGGATTGAGTTTTGTACTGGGGGTAGATAGCCTGCGCAGCACCATGGATATCAGCAAACGTACCGGCGTACTGGATCCTTCCAGCGGCATGGATGACGGCATGTACTGGGGTTGGAACAGCGGCTACATTTTCTTTAAAATGGAAGGTACGGCAGCAGCTGCACCGGTAGATCCCAGCGGTCAGCGGAAATTCCGTTATCACATCGGCGGCTTCGGTGGCTATGCTGCTGCTACCATCAACAATATCAAAACCATCCATATTGATCTCAACGCCGGCGGTATACCGAAAGTACGGCAGGGAAGAGCGGCCAATGTACACCTGATGGTGGATATCCTGAAAATGTTCAACGGAGGTACCAACGTCAGCATCAAAAACAACCCTACTGTTATGTTCAGTGATTTCAGTGTCAATGTGGCCAACAACTACGCGAGCATGTTTTCACATGATCATACAGAGAACTAA
- a CDS encoding cytochrome-c peroxidase, producing the protein MRKKVCYIALLLPLWLACRREAEEVIPAAILSVPAGFPALPATPDNPLSPDGIALGRQLFYDTRLSGNNQLSCATCHRPELAFSDGEALSRAGVSGKRLSRHAPTLMNLAWAVNGLFWDGGATNLESQAFGPLTHPDEMGQDLETLVQELKAVPAYVSLFNKVFQRDIRATDVVKALAQFQRTLISGNSRYDQYLRGTATLNVQEQQGLQLVARHCNRCHAGALFTDQQYHNNGLDRDFTNTAEEGLFQGRYRVTYAAADLGKYRTPTLRNLVYTAPYMHDGRLPDLTAVLDHYSDGIQPGITTDAQLSGGLHLDKQEKAAILAFLHTLTDEQFITRRELGAPIPW; encoded by the coding sequence ATGCGTAAAAAGGTATGCTATATAGCGCTGTTGCTGCCGTTATGGCTGGCTTGCAGGCGGGAGGCGGAGGAAGTTATTCCTGCGGCGATCCTGTCGGTGCCTGCCGGTTTCCCGGCGTTGCCGGCAACACCGGATAATCCACTTAGTCCTGATGGTATTGCATTGGGACGGCAGCTGTTCTATGATACCCGCTTATCGGGCAACAACCAGCTCTCCTGCGCTACCTGCCACCGGCCGGAGCTGGCCTTTTCAGACGGCGAAGCCCTCAGCAGGGCAGGTGTTTCGGGCAAACGGTTATCCCGGCATGCACCCACGTTGATGAACCTGGCCTGGGCGGTTAATGGCCTCTTCTGGGATGGCGGCGCCACCAACCTGGAATCCCAGGCATTTGGCCCGCTCACGCATCCCGATGAAATGGGGCAGGACCTGGAAACGCTGGTGCAGGAGTTAAAGGCGGTGCCTGCCTATGTATCGCTGTTCAACAAGGTGTTTCAGCGCGATATCCGGGCGACAGATGTGGTAAAGGCGCTGGCACAGTTCCAGCGTACCCTGATCTCCGGCAACAGCCGCTATGATCAATATCTCCGTGGTACAGCTACACTCAACGTACAGGAACAGCAGGGATTACAGCTGGTGGCCCGCCACTGCAACCGTTGCCACGCAGGCGCCTTATTTACGGATCAGCAATACCATAACAACGGGTTAGACCGGGATTTTACCAATACCGCCGAAGAAGGCCTGTTCCAGGGCCGCTACCGCGTTACCTACGCAGCAGCGGATCTGGGGAAGTACCGGACACCCACCCTGCGTAATCTCGTGTATACGGCCCCGTATATGCACGATGGCCGTTTACCGGACCTGACAGCCGTACTGGATCATTATAGTGACGGTATACAGCCCGGCATCACCACAGATGCGCAGCTATCGGGAGGGTTACACCTGGATAAACAGGAAAAAGCGGCCATCCTCGCTTTCCTGCATACGCTAACAGACGAACAATTTATTACCCGCCGGGAATTGGGTGCACCCATTCCCTGGTAA
- a CDS encoding MbnP family protein, producing MKFILTLSAMALLCAACSKNDTTTPATGNTKGQTTLTFDARVGNEDFALNKEFTINDTKYSFSQLRYWVSNIALVNEQGTTWKVPSAYFLLEENAAISIQDGKYTYPARKRETVELRDVPAGTYRRVIFSIGVDATYNDNLSLQAGELSQLNGMTNISWMWHTSYLFSSLKGSILSGAAPVALSVETGLNTNYRTLQTDLPAPLVVNEQQSGSITFQVDVAKIIAGVDLMKTPRIGAAQPAEMKQVADNYGTKAIQLMPVNTK from the coding sequence ATGAAATTTATTTTGACACTATCCGCCATGGCTTTGTTATGCGCGGCCTGCAGCAAAAATGATACAACAACGCCAGCTACCGGTAATACCAAAGGACAAACAACGCTCACCTTTGATGCCCGGGTAGGCAATGAAGACTTTGCCCTGAACAAGGAATTTACCATCAACGATACCAAATACAGCTTTAGCCAGTTGCGCTACTGGGTGAGTAACATCGCCCTGGTAAATGAGCAGGGTACCACCTGGAAAGTACCATCCGCCTATTTCCTGCTGGAAGAAAATGCGGCCATTTCCATTCAGGACGGAAAGTATACCTATCCGGCCCGTAAACGCGAGACGGTGGAACTACGGGATGTACCAGCCGGTACCTACCGCCGGGTCATTTTTTCTATTGGCGTGGATGCTACCTATAATGATAACCTGAGCCTGCAGGCGGGTGAGTTATCGCAGCTCAACGGCATGACCAACATCTCCTGGATGTGGCATACCAGCTACCTGTTCTCTTCCCTGAAAGGCAGCATCCTGTCTGGTGCAGCGCCGGTAGCATTATCCGTAGAAACAGGTCTCAATACCAATTACAGAACGTTGCAAACAGACCTGCCGGCGCCACTGGTGGTGAATGAGCAACAATCAGGTAGCATTACCTTCCAGGTAGATGTCGCAAAAATCATCGCTGGCGTAGACCTGATGAAAACACCGCGTATCGGCGCCGCACAGCCGGCAGAAATGAAACAGGTGGCTGATAACTACGGTACCAAGGCTATTCAACTGATGCCAGTCAATACGAAGTAA
- a CDS encoding helix-turn-helix transcriptional regulator has protein sequence MALKIYAHEFEEILYESKSADYQLTTDENVREETIRSASALGSGSYQRIYLDNITIGYGQAHLADNLLLHYEADHATVEMHFNLSGSSLTTDRHLQHPLAFQHHQHNIVYGPSFKGRVEWGQQQPLELFEVNMAPAFFHRHIANGPGLLHAFGKKIDQAIPALLCNHNLVITPQMLMVIKSIIHCPRTGIFKQLLIEGKVLELLLLQLEQFTSHDCRAFCSLKKTDIDKIYQARDIIASRPHAPCSLLDLAQLIGTNEFTLKKGFKEIFGTTVFGYLQEIKMEQAHRMILEGKNINEVADFTGYKHHSHFTAAFKRKFGLAPGKLKQNR, from the coding sequence ATGGCACTAAAAATATATGCACATGAGTTTGAAGAAATACTATACGAAAGCAAGTCTGCCGACTATCAGCTCACCACAGATGAAAATGTGCGGGAAGAAACCATTCGTTCTGCCAGTGCGTTGGGTAGTGGCAGCTATCAGCGTATATACCTGGATAACATAACCATCGGTTATGGCCAGGCCCATCTTGCAGACAACCTGTTGTTGCATTATGAAGCAGACCATGCCACCGTAGAAATGCACTTTAACCTGTCTGGCAGCAGTCTGACAACTGACCGGCACCTGCAGCACCCGCTGGCATTCCAACATCATCAACATAATATTGTATACGGCCCTTCCTTCAAAGGCCGGGTGGAATGGGGACAACAACAGCCGCTGGAACTGTTTGAAGTAAATATGGCGCCGGCATTTTTCCACCGGCATATCGCTAATGGTCCCGGCCTCCTCCATGCTTTCGGAAAAAAGATCGATCAGGCTATTCCTGCGCTGTTATGTAATCATAATCTGGTGATTACGCCCCAGATGCTGATGGTGATCAAATCCATCATTCACTGTCCCCGTACCGGTATTTTTAAACAGCTGCTGATAGAAGGGAAAGTATTGGAATTACTCCTGTTGCAACTGGAGCAGTTTACCAGCCACGACTGCCGTGCTTTCTGCTCCCTGAAAAAAACAGACATCGATAAAATATATCAGGCCCGGGACATCATCGCGTCGCGCCCCCATGCCCCCTGTTCGCTGCTGGATCTGGCGCAGCTGATCGGCACCAATGAGTTTACGCTGAAAAAAGGATTTAAGGAAATATTTGGTACCACCGTATTCGGGTATCTGCAGGAGATAAAAATGGAACAGGCACACAGAATGATCCTGGAGGGGAAAAATATCAATGAGGTAGCGGATTTCACAGGATACAAACATCATTCCCACTTCACTGCCGCCTTTAAACGAAAATTCGGATTAGCGCCCGGCAAACTGAAACAAAACAGATAA
- a CDS encoding TerC family protein, which yields MNELIQQIIDNPIPSAIVVGNLVIIESLLSVDNAAVLATMVMDLPEKQRDRALKWGIFGAYLFRGLAMLFASFLIKIWWLKPVGGLYLLYLVFSWWKEKRAAGQEEKEEESIDKGKNWLYKATVGAIGPFWATVALVELMDMAFSIDNIFAAVAFTDNILLVCLGVFIGILAMRFVAQAFVKLMTRYTFLETAAFVVIGILGLKLSLSIYEHFFPESPLTHFLESSQADVLTSILTVAIFVVPIVTSVLFNYPKKSIAAEK from the coding sequence ATGAATGAGTTAATTCAACAAATTATCGACAACCCTATACCATCGGCAATTGTCGTAGGAAATCTGGTGATCATTGAAAGTCTTTTATCGGTAGATAATGCAGCGGTATTAGCTACTATGGTAATGGATCTGCCGGAAAAGCAACGTGACCGCGCTTTGAAATGGGGTATCTTCGGCGCTTATTTATTCCGGGGTCTGGCTATGCTGTTCGCTTCCTTCCTGATTAAGATCTGGTGGCTTAAACCCGTTGGTGGTTTGTACCTGTTGTACCTGGTGTTCAGCTGGTGGAAAGAAAAACGTGCGGCCGGCCAGGAAGAAAAAGAAGAGGAGTCTATCGACAAAGGCAAGAACTGGCTATATAAGGCTACCGTTGGTGCTATCGGACCTTTCTGGGCTACCGTGGCGTTGGTGGAGCTAATGGATATGGCATTTTCGATCGATAATATTTTCGCGGCTGTGGCATTTACAGATAATATTCTGCTGGTTTGTTTGGGCGTATTTATTGGTATCCTCGCCATGCGTTTTGTGGCGCAGGCTTTTGTGAAACTGATGACCCGCTATACTTTCCTGGAAACGGCTGCCTTTGTGGTGATCGGTATCCTGGGGCTGAAACTGAGCCTGTCTATTTATGAACACTTCTTCCCGGAATCTCCGCTGACCCATTTCCTGGAAAGTTCTCAGGCAGATGTACTCACGTCTATTTTAACAGTAGCCATCTTCGTCGTACCTATTGTCACTTCTGTACTTTTCAACTACCCGAAGAAAAGTATAGCCGCTGAGAAATAA
- a CDS encoding helix-hairpin-helix domain-containing protein — MNTKTVNSVINAGKSYQYVDNGEPMRGGMKDVYFSPDKSYVVAFYRDVQDFNSRERLRKIVTDYYNSFFNREGGNYYKDLYCWPTDMVEADKKVGLIVPCYNQNFFFKKGYAANDLIRGKEKEGKWFASPKFRNKQFALRLDETELGNWLSYFQVCVNIARGVKRLHAAGLAHSDLSYKNVLVDPVSRSATIIDIDGLVVPGLFPPDVIGTADFIAPEVLATKHLDIKDASRKLPSRLTDLHALAVMIYMYLLYRHPLKGGKVHDLDTEKDDLLSMGERALFVEHPQDASNRPKLNQVNPKELPWADVTKIPYTITGPYLKELFQQAFITGLHQPAQRPPAEMWEQALLKTTDLMQPCSNAACEQKWYVFDNTNTPKCPFCGTPHKGTLPVLDLYYEFKPTVWKPENHRLMVYNNQYLFQWHVNRNTIRNEKITAAQKIPVGYFTFHQNKWVLVNQKLTSLKDLTEDKEIPIGTMVELTDGKKLLLSREEGGRVVIITMANK, encoded by the coding sequence ATGAATACAAAAACGGTAAATTCTGTCATCAACGCAGGGAAATCCTACCAATACGTGGATAATGGAGAACCTATGCGGGGAGGGATGAAAGATGTATATTTCAGCCCGGATAAATCCTATGTGGTGGCTTTCTACCGCGATGTACAGGACTTTAATTCGAGAGAAAGGTTAAGAAAAATCGTTACAGATTATTATAACAGCTTTTTTAACCGGGAAGGCGGCAACTATTACAAGGATTTGTATTGCTGGCCAACCGACATGGTGGAAGCAGATAAGAAAGTAGGCCTGATTGTACCTTGCTACAACCAGAATTTCTTTTTTAAGAAAGGTTATGCGGCCAATGATCTGATCAGAGGAAAAGAGAAAGAAGGGAAGTGGTTTGCTTCTCCTAAATTCCGGAATAAACAGTTTGCCCTGCGCCTCGATGAAACGGAGCTGGGTAACTGGCTCAGTTATTTTCAGGTATGCGTGAACATTGCCCGGGGCGTAAAACGCCTGCATGCGGCCGGACTGGCGCATTCTGACCTGTCGTACAAAAACGTATTGGTAGACCCGGTGAGCCGGTCGGCTACCATTATCGATATCGATGGCCTGGTAGTACCGGGCTTATTTCCGCCTGATGTAATCGGTACGGCCGATTTCATTGCGCCGGAAGTACTGGCCACCAAACACCTGGATATCAAAGATGCCAGCAGGAAGCTGCCCAGCCGCTTAACCGACCTGCATGCCCTGGCGGTGATGATTTACATGTACCTGTTGTACCGCCATCCGCTGAAAGGCGGCAAGGTACACGACCTGGACACAGAGAAAGATGACCTGCTGTCTATGGGCGAAAGAGCGCTGTTTGTAGAACATCCGCAGGATGCCTCCAACAGGCCGAAACTGAATCAGGTAAATCCGAAGGAATTGCCGTGGGCAGACGTTACCAAAATACCGTATACGATAACAGGGCCTTACCTGAAAGAACTGTTTCAGCAGGCTTTTATCACCGGTTTACATCAGCCCGCCCAGCGGCCACCGGCAGAAATGTGGGAGCAGGCATTGCTGAAAACCACAGACCTGATGCAGCCTTGCAGCAATGCCGCCTGCGAACAGAAATGGTATGTGTTCGACAATACCAACACGCCTAAATGTCCTTTCTGTGGTACGCCGCATAAAGGCACATTGCCCGTGCTGGACCTCTATTACGAGTTTAAGCCAACCGTATGGAAGCCGGAAAATCACCGGCTTATGGTGTATAACAACCAATACCTGTTCCAGTGGCATGTCAACAGAAATACCATCCGTAATGAAAAAATTACGGCAGCACAAAAAATACCGGTCGGCTATTTCACCTTCCATCAAAACAAATGGGTACTGGTGAATCAAAAGCTGACTTCCCTGAAAGACCTGACGGAAGACAAGGAAATACCTATCGGTACCATGGTAGAACTGACGGATGGAAAAAAATTATTACTGTCACGCGAAGAAGGAGGAAGGGTCGTGATTATTACAATGGCCAACAAGTAG
- a CDS encoding PP2C family serine/threonine-protein phosphatase produces the protein MSTERTYIEKLFAVRNIPLASNRQQLFEAFVKEEAIMQAAKQILENQQLLMDTWQFKNRLADIQQQSVSIPNATVGKVYEAKLDFIKLNWKDFIFSDIAGLEAYGLTYDNEKESIQGTPVKSGDIKVTLQFRLAGEAPDAALHEKIIPLVINPNPKSLWKNIDSDKNAPFWKEDNVAVAGVLGEKQIVVASKRGRSHANVGSFRDDDFAFKHFDDSGWSVLAVSDGAGSARLSREGARIACTGIVEYFEQNFTAAVRENFDTLVGEHAAGAGADTQKKLAHFVYENLGKAALSVHKKLEDFATKLEVPVKDFHATLIFALLKKYPFGYAILTFGVGDCPIGLLNKDLTEITLMNWLDVGEFGGGTRFITMPEIFKSDKFATRFGFRLVPDFAYLMLMTDGIYDPKFVVEANLEKITAWQELLADLGGKNDDQVTVELNSGKPEVAAQLSAWMDFWSPGNHDDRTLMIVS, from the coding sequence ATGAGTACAGAGAGAACATATATTGAGAAACTTTTTGCGGTGCGGAATATTCCTCTGGCGAGCAACAGGCAGCAACTGTTTGAGGCGTTTGTAAAGGAGGAAGCGATCATGCAGGCCGCAAAACAAATATTGGAAAATCAACAGCTACTCATGGATACATGGCAGTTTAAAAACAGATTGGCAGATATTCAGCAACAATCCGTCTCCATTCCTAACGCAACGGTAGGTAAGGTGTATGAAGCAAAGCTGGATTTTATAAAGCTGAACTGGAAAGATTTTATTTTTTCAGATATAGCGGGGCTGGAAGCATACGGCCTCACCTATGATAATGAAAAAGAGAGCATCCAGGGTACGCCGGTGAAAAGCGGAGATATAAAGGTGACATTGCAGTTCCGGCTGGCCGGTGAAGCGCCGGATGCGGCGTTGCACGAAAAAATAATCCCGCTGGTCATTAATCCGAATCCGAAATCACTTTGGAAAAATATCGACAGCGATAAAAATGCCCCTTTCTGGAAAGAAGATAATGTGGCCGTAGCCGGCGTATTGGGCGAAAAACAGATTGTAGTCGCTTCCAAAAGAGGGCGTTCGCATGCCAATGTGGGCTCCTTCCGCGACGACGATTTTGCCTTTAAGCACTTCGACGACAGCGGCTGGAGCGTACTGGCCGTATCGGATGGTGCGGGCAGCGCCCGGTTATCGCGCGAAGGCGCCCGTATTGCCTGTACCGGCATTGTGGAGTACTTTGAACAAAATTTTACGGCAGCAGTCAGGGAGAATTTTGATACCCTGGTAGGCGAGCATGCAGCGGGTGCGGGCGCAGATACGCAGAAGAAGCTGGCCCACTTTGTTTATGAGAACCTGGGGAAGGCAGCCTTGTCTGTCCATAAAAAACTGGAAGATTTTGCCACAAAACTGGAAGTACCCGTGAAGGATTTTCATGCAACGCTTATCTTTGCGCTGCTGAAAAAATATCCCTTTGGTTATGCCATCCTCACTTTTGGCGTAGGAGACTGCCCGATAGGCCTGCTAAACAAGGATCTTACGGAAATTACCCTGATGAACTGGCTGGATGTAGGCGAATTTGGCGGTGGTACCCGTTTTATTACCATGCCGGAAATCTTTAAAAGTGATAAATTCGCTACCCGCTTCGGTTTCAGGCTGGTACCTGATTTTGCTTACCTGATGTTAATGACAGATGGTATTTATGATCCGAAGTTCGTGGTGGAAGCCAACCTGGAAAAGATAACTGCCTGGCAGGAACTGCTGGCAGACCTGGGTGGTAAAAACGACGACCAGGTGACCGTGGAGCTGAACAGCGGCAAACCGGAAGTGGCGGCGCAGTTATCGGCCTGGATGGATTTCTGGAGTCCGGGTAACCACGACGACCGCACACTCATGATTGTGAGCTAA